A window of the Acanthochromis polyacanthus isolate Apoly-LR-REF ecotype Palm Island chromosome 10, KAUST_Apoly_ChrSc, whole genome shotgun sequence genome harbors these coding sequences:
- the st3gal5 gene encoding lactosylceramide alpha-2,3-sialyltransferase: protein MDRTRPLRVRGLQASAEKAKKFPESSVNDNIMRLPIRWAAHRRVLMLGVFLGLLSLVMISLPLIETKTSKPVEWVVEPNHKKLVHEYVHKVLEGPCRPSGARQSLLAQLPASGHVIQPFLWKDKPLPDDLFLYPPPFGFNGLESKVENLLKLFSAPQPEKAPGRCQRCLVLGNGGILKGLQLGSQFDRFDILIRLNRGPLGEFSVDVGNRTSIRMSYPEGTPLHWADTDPHALFVAVVYKRVDISWISAMITRLTVPLWDWLFFWQKVPNQIPLEPSRFRLLNPHVIRQTALGLLKYPPPRSRLWGWDQNVPTLGVSALNLASLLCDEVSLAGFGYNLSQQEAPLHYYDHLPMSAMLQEKMHNVDRETELLRSLVKAGTITDLTGGIHCAFCKS from the exons ATGGACCG GACAAGACCCCTGAGAGTCAGAGGGCTTCAGGCTTCAGCAGAGAAAGCAAAAAAGTTCCCAGAGTCCAGTGTGAATGATAACATCATGAGGCTTCCGATACGCTGGGCAGCACACAG gcgTGTGTTGATGCTGGGTGTGTTTCTAGGCTTGCTGAGTTTGGTGATGATCTCCCTGCCGCTGATTgaaacaaagacaagcaaaCCTGTGGAGTGGGTCGTTGAGCCCAACCATAAAAAG CTGGTGCATGAATACGTCCACAAAGTCCTGGAGGGTCCGTGTCGCCCCAGTGGTGCCAGGCAGAGCTTGTTAGCTCAACTCCCTGCTTCCGGTCATGTGATCCAGCCCTTCCTGTGGAAGGACAAGCCGCTCCCTGACGACCTTTTCCTCTATCCACCCCCGTTTGGATTTAATGGTCTCGAAAGCAAAGTAGAGAACCTGCTAAAGCTG TTTTCAGCACCACAGCCAGAGAAGGCACCAGGTAGATGTCAGCGCTGTTTGGTCCTTGGAAATGGAGGCATTCTCAAAGGCCTGCAGCTGGGCTCACAGTTTGACCGTTTTGACATCCTTATCAG GCTAAACAGAGGCCCCCTGGGAGAATTCAGTGTTGACGTTGGAAATCGGACCAGCATCAGGATGAGCTACCCAGAGGGCACACCGCTGCACTGGGCCGACACAGACCCACACGCTCTGTTTGTCGCTGTTGTGTATAAACGTGTAGACATCAGCTGGATCTCTGCTATGATCACCAGGCTCACTGTG CCTCTGTGGGACTGGCTCTTCTTCTGGCAGAAGGTTCCAAATCAAATCCCTCTTGAGCCCTCCAGGTTCAGACTTCTAAACCCGCATGTCATCAGACAGACGGCCTTAGGCCTCCTGAAATACCCTCCACCCAGATCACGCCTGTGGGGCTGGGACCAG AACGTGCCCACTCTGGGTGTCTCTGCACTGAATTTAGCCAGTCTGCTGTGTGACGAGGTCAGCCTGGCAGGGTTTGGATACAACCTGTCCCAGCAGGAGGCGCCACTGCACTACTACGACCACCTGCCTATGAGCGCCATGCTGCAGGAGAAGATGCACAACGTGGACAGAGAGACTGAACTGCTGCGAAGCCTCGTCAAAGCAGGAACCATCACTGACCTGACGGGGGGCATCCACTGCGCTTTCTGCAAGAGCTGA